From Rutidosis leptorrhynchoides isolate AG116_Rl617_1_P2 chromosome 3, CSIRO_AGI_Rlap_v1, whole genome shotgun sequence, a single genomic window includes:
- the LOC139898084 gene encoding WAT1-related protein At1g68170-like: MVNHVKVCNVIHGLKPVLLMVTVQTTFAGVNVLYKLAANDGMILPILVAYRFVFATAFIVPIALLVERKKRPKLTWMVLLQAFCCGLFGGSLAQNTYVKALSLTSATFAAATTNLIPAITFVLAVCFRMERLGWMTSFGTAKIIGTIFGVGGAMLLTFYKGVDLHMWKTNVNLLNDQHHASNVQHTSNRVMGSLLAICSCTSYSIWLILQTNLVKTYPCPYSVTALTSTMGAVQAIVFGLCTERHWSDWKLGWNVRLLTVAYAGILGSGLMFTFITWCVQMRGPLFVSAFNPLMLILVALAGSLILNESLHLGSVLGAILIIFGLYAVLWGKGKEVKKVAQLCPVKESSIGTGLGAIDGESERSSFEIVGDNDSKHSSVRSGNGETRHIDVIVTS; this comes from the exons ATGGTGAATCATGTAAAAGTATGCAATGTGATTCATGGGTTGAAACCGGTGTTGTTGATGGTTACGGTTCAAACAACGTTTGCCGGAGTTAATGTTCTTTATAAACTTGCGGCTAACGACGGCATGATTCTTCCAATTCTTGTTGCTTATCGGTTTGTATTTGCTACTGCATTCATTGTTCCGATTGCTCTTTTGGTTGAAAG GAAGAAAAGGCCTAAACTGACATGGATGGTACTGTTGCAAGCTTTTTGTTGTGGCTTATTTGG AGGTTCGTTGGCGCAAAATACCTACGTAAAGGCCTTATCGTTGACGTCAGCTACATTTGCTGCGGCTACCACTAATCTCATTCCCGCTATTACTTTCGTTCTAGCTGTTTGTTTCAG GATGGAAAGGTTGGGATGGATGACAAGCTTTGGTACAGCAAAGATAATTGGGACAATTTTTGGAGTTGGCGGGGCCATGTTGTTGACTTTTTACAAGGGAGTTGACCTTCATATGTGGAAAACCAATGTTAACCTTTTAAATGATCAACATCATGCATCAAATGTTCAACATACAAGCAATAGAGTCATGGGTTCTTTGTTAGCCATTTGCAGTTGTACAAGTTATTCCATCTGGTTAATTCTACAG ACGAATTTGGTTAAAACGTACCCATGTCCATACTCAGTTACGGCTCTTACATCTACAATGGGTGCTGTTCAAGCAATTGTGTTCGGTTTATGCACCGAAAGGCATTGGAGTGATTGGAAGCTCGGCTGGAACGTTAGACTTCTAACTGTAGCTTATGCG GGCATACTTGGATCTGGTTTGATGTTTACGTTTATCACATGGTGTGTGCAAATGAGAGGTCCCTTATTCGTGTCGGCTTTTAACCCtcttatgcttattcttgttgctctTGCTGGATCTTTAATCTTGAATGAGAGCCTACACTTGGGAAG TGTGTTGGGAGCGATATTGATAATTTTTGGACTCTATGCTGTACTATGGGGCAAAGGCAAAGAGGTAAAGAAGGTGGCACAATTATGTCCGGTAAAAGAATCAAGCATAGGAACGGGTCTTGGTGCAATTGATGGTGAATCAGAACGATCTAGCTTTGAAATCGTTGGTGACAATGATTCAAAACATTCGAGTGTGCGAAGTGGAAATGGTGAAACTCGACATATTGATGTTATTGTGACTTCATAA